In Rutidosis leptorrhynchoides isolate AG116_Rl617_1_P2 chromosome 6, CSIRO_AGI_Rlap_v1, whole genome shotgun sequence, the DNA window TAAATATAACGCTATTACTCCCCCGCTGTCGAAACCTTCGATGGAGAAACGCAGAGACTGGATCTAAACTCTTGAAACAATAAACGTGGAAGACCTTTAGTAAAGATGTCGGCGATCTGATATCGAGTTGGGATGTGCACAATGCGAACGTGTCCCTTAGCAACTTTTTCCCGAACAAAGTGAATGTCCATTTCGATATACTTTGTCCGCTGATGATGAACCGGATTCCAAGATAGATAAATGGCACTTAAATTGTCACAAAACACAAGTGTAGCGGTAGTAATCGGAGAATGGAGTTCAAGAAGTAAATTCCGTAGCCAACACTACTCGACAACTACATTTGCAACACCTCTATATTCAGCCTCGACACTAGAACGAGATAAAGTTGTTTGCCGTTTCGAGGACCAAGATATTAGACTCTCACCAAAATAGACACAATAACCCGATGTAGAACGCCTCGTGTCCGAAAAACTACCCCAATCAGCATCCGTATAGGCAACGAGTTTTGTAGACGTGGAACGATTAAGATGTAAACCAAGATGTAAGGTTCCTTGTAGGTACCGAATTATACGTTTGAGTGCATTCATATGTATCTCCTTTGGATCATGCATGTGTAAACATATTTGTTGCACAGCGTATGAAATGTCGGGTCTGGTGAAAGTGAGATATTGTAACGCACCAGCTAAACTATGATATTTAGTGGAATCGACATACGGTTTCCCTTGTTTATGACCTAGCTTACTAGTGGTATCAACTGGGTAGATAAGGGTTTGCAATTTTCATGACCAGTGCGTTGTATAATAGACTTGGCATATGCACTTTGATTAAGAAATAAACCACAAGAAGATCGTGTCACGGATATGCCAAGAGAAGAGTGTAATGGTCATAAATCTTTCATTGCAAATTCAATAGAGAGAAGAGAGAGTAACCGTTGGCGTAGTTTATCATTTGAGGTGGTGAGAACAATGTCGTCAACGTATAAAAATAATTAAGCAGTATCGTTGGCATGATGAAAGATAAAAAGTGAGTGATCGCATTTACTTTGTATAAAACCAATAGTCGTAGCATAGTCGGTAAAACGTTGATACCACGCTCGTGAGGCTTTTTTCAAGCCATAAAGAGAGTGTTTAAGAAGGCACACATGATTCGGGTACTTAGAATCTCGAAAACCAATGGGTTGGTACATGTAAACTGTTTCATTAAGATTACCATGCAAGAAAGCGTTTTTTACATCGAGTTGATGTATTTGCCAATCCTTAGAAACGGAAATGCTAAGAACCATACGAATGGTTATCGGTTTGACAACTGGACTAAATGTCTCGTTACAATCAACACCAAGATGTTGAGATCGACCATCTCCAACTAGACGAGCTTTGTAGCGTTCAAAGGAACCATTAGATTTCATCTTATGCCTGAAAATCCACATAGATCTAATAACCTGCATGTTAGATAAATGTGGAACAAGTTCCCAAGTATTATTATCCATTAGAGCCTTATATTCGTCGGCCATAGCTTGTTTCCAATTGGGATCGGAAAGAGCCTCTTTTGGGCTAGATGGAAAAGGAGATAACTAGGTGGTGGCTGAGAGATTAAAAGGAATTTTAGGTTTGGTGATCCCGGTCATACTACGGGTGATGATAGTTCGAGTAGGTTGAGCAGGAGGAGTATGATGTGAAGTATTAGTCGATGATGATTGTTCAAAGGGAGAAGTTTGTTCATTTGAGGGAGAGTTAAGAGATGTGGGCTAAGAAGAGTCATTCGATGTTGGACTAGAAAGTGAAGTTGTTGGGCTTGCGTGAGTAGATGGGATTGACAGCCCAGATGAGGAGTTTGTGGGCAACGTATTATGTGTAGAGGTTGAAACAGGCGAGGTTAAATGACAGAAATGATTAAAGTGATCATCTAATGAACTGGTGATAGGAGTTTGGTGGCGAGGATTGAGATTGAGCAAAAGGAAAAATTTGTTCATCGAAGAGAACATGACGAGAGACTATTATTTTATGAGTAGTAAGATCGTAACATTTATAATCGCGATGGTTGGTGGGATATCCTAAGAAGACACAAGGTGAGGAGCGAGATTCTAGTTTGTGAATTTTGATGGATGGGAATAATGGATAACAAAGACAATCGAATACGCGCAAGTTGTCATAGGATGGTAGGCGATTGTATACTTTTTGAGCTGGTGAGATGTTGTGAAGAAGTTTAGTTGGTAGAATTTTGAGTAAGTATGTAGCCATTTCGGGTGCATGATGCCAAAAACGATGAGGAACGAAAGAGTGAGATAAGAGAGTGCGGATAATGTTGTTGATGGCACGAATTTTTCGTTCCGCTTTGCCATTTTGTGAGGAGGTGTATGGACAAGAAAAGCAAAAAGACATACCATTTAGTTCACAAAATTTATAAAAGGATGTGTTATTATACTCGGTTCCATTATCACATTGAAGTTGTTTTATTTTGAGACCGAATTGTGTATGTATATAAGAATAAAAACGTTTAAATATTTCGAACACTTGAGACTTGTGGCCTATGGGAAATGTCCATAAAAAATTGGTGAAATTGTCAAAAAAGAGCACATAATATCGATGTCCACTACTATTCACAATGGGAGAAGTCCATAAATCACTATTCACAATATCAAATGGAGCATATGTATTAGAATAAGAAGCATAAAAAGGTAATTTAATATGTTTGCCAAATACACAAGATTGACAAATTTTATTCCTAGAATCCGAATTACAAGTAATCGAATTTTTATTCCTAAGAGATTTAAGAACATCACTACTCGGGTGGCCGAGAAGATGATGCCAAAGATCTTGTGATAAAGCAATAAAAGTAGAAGGTGTGGTGAGTTGTTGCAGCATGGAGGTTTAAAGCGGATAGAGATCCCCGGTGCTGTTACACCATAGAATGGTGGTCCCATTCGGAaaatccttcacagtaaaaccaaaaggatcaaaaGATATAGAAACATGATTATCAGTGGTTAATCGACGTACAGATATAAGATTTTTTATAAGTTGTGGTGCGTAGAGAACATTAGATAAACGTAGTGATTTATGGTTGGTTGGAATGGAGGATTAGCCGGTCCCATTAATTGGAATACAATGTCCATTACCAACTAAAATATATTTAGGTTGACTCGAATGAAAATAATACAAAAGGTTACCTTGTGAGTTCGTCATGTGCGAAGAAGCACTTGTGTCCATATGATATACCAATTGTTATCCTCGGATGGATTCAAACTCATAGTATACATCGCCGATTCGATGTCCGTTGGAGTATTTGTAATAACTcgccttttttcgttaaattattttaacgcccgtcttattttagataatatctttcgttatctaaatccgTATCTTCCGTTAATTAGCATTTTAatatttcccgttatttaattataacatctctcgttaccctagcgtatttaaaatatttcgttcgATTAATTCACGAACCCGGCTTTAAACTCGAGGGgctaaagttgccaagtgggcaaactagttgactaggtcaactagtcgacccacctccccaccattcattccaTCTATCTTCTACCTCCCTCCTTtccctttttctctctagttcaagAACACCATTTTTACccaattcaaagaatcatcatctaaatcgaatctaggaagcttacaacaaaacaaattgtacttttggaatcccctcttcatcctctacgttttgatactaatttcactacttgaggtaaggtttctaaaaactctagatttctctaaattcgatttatgaacttgaaatggtgttagttagtgtctatggctcactaGGTTGTTGTGTGTGTAAATGGTttgctcgattttgttgttttgagtaactaccatgaaaacttgaaattggtgtgtttaatctttgattttggttgattaaatgttgattaaatgttaaagttcatgtattaaatgtgttactagcatcattagcttcaatttgatgtgtaggttgacttggaaaacttcactaacatgattattgattttgtgatttttagttagggtttgatagacttaaatatgaacttttgatacattgaattctatgaaatgttgttagtaagtgtttagttgcaatgtatgtttaattaccttcgaaacagcatatcgtatgtgtaagttggatgcccgaatcatcttatgcatttatgagcttgaaacgttaaataatgatcattcgacgaggatttattTATTGTAAATGTTAGTTTTGGTTGATGATATGTTCTTAGTTGTAtcccttgttaaattacctttctaacgatgtaTAGTATGCGTTTtgggtgtttacggttcattagttgtatTAAAAtgaattttggttcgagacttgaacacttgaaACAGCCCAGGAATCAGCCCAAgtgctttgccgcggcgcggccaactttggcgcggcgcgacatttgcctggaatgtgggctgtccaattttgtgttttcacgtttaattctaactatgctacgcacctccgattaacatgtaacttgttctaacatgatcatatataattatataactcagaaaaattgtccgagacccgacccgaacgtgttgactttttcgttgactttgatttgaccaaagttgacttttattcaaacttaaccaatactttgtttaatcattataacacctctcttgtacttatatcttgcatgaaacttgacaacttgactcacatgctatataatcgagtcgtaacgagccataggactaattgaacacatttcgaccgaccttgtgtcttacccggtattgatataacttacttgtttaggtcaagactaaacaactttcatgcacacgtttactttgtgaagtacctttatactcgtgcactcaaggtgagatcatatcctaccttttcaacaacttttactctttaaatcatgggatgagaaacatatacggttttacttttatactttgaacacaagtacggaaacaaacattccacatgcgaGCTAGAAAAAAAAGCCTCaagtcaattatcattagttacacttgtagggtgtaaacgtgaacttatgttatgtggccatacgggcttgacgatccctcattcggacggttcgctaccgttagcggatgaaatatattttcgggtatagtgtaggttctaacactatgataacggggttcataTACAGTTAagacttgataattgggtgctcgcgaacaaacaacctctttggaatgcaaacgatttggataatcaacttatactaaatcttatggttcaaaaacaacgtttacaaatacacctatgatttcaccaacgtttttcgttgatagttttctatatgtttctcaggttcatacttggctacttgatacatgcttccgcacactttgattacttacttggggtcaagcatacatgcatacgctagtgatagcacctttggattcaaacttaatgtttacatgcatacgctattgatagcattcttgattttcaacttatattatgtcgcaagttatttcatttatactttataacttttgtaaacttaaactcgttgtcgaaccgttggtaaacttaaaactttgcaagtcttatacatttcaaatgaatgcgacataattttggtcaaacgcgtctcatttagggactatgaccacgtaacgagacctaagttgtcggcgccgtcaatggcgattttgtctgGTCGTCACACTATACGAGGTAGCAAAAGGTGCATAAGAGTGATTTGCTTGTCTTGGGCCTAAAATTCCAGACTGTCCATTAGGAGAAGGTTACCTGGGCCATGGAACAGTAGGATAAGGACATGGGGCCGAAGCCTAATTGTTTTGTTGCCAGGCCCATGGGACGTAGGGAGGTTGTTGAGGATAGTAGCCTGGACCATAATTTTGATACCCAGTAAAACCTCGACTACGACTTCTGCCATAGCCACCACGTCCTCTGTAATTACCCCGATTAGTACCTCTTCCTCTATTAAATTGACCGTTGAATCAAGTGGTATTGGATGACGGCGATGGAGCTTTTGCAGGTGGCAGAGTAGTGGTAGTAACCAGAGCTGCTCTGGCGACTGAAGCGGCGGAGGCAGCTTGTTTCGATTTACGTGTTTCTTCAAGCATTAACTTAGATCGGGCTTCATAAAACGATAGAAGTTTATCCATGTGACTGATGTGCGATGCTAGGCTATCATAAGAATCATTCAACCCTGTAACCATCTGCAACACCAATCGATCATCATCAATTTCGGGACCGACATTTGAGAGTTGATCAGCAAGCGATTTGAGTTCCTGACAGTATGAAGTGGCGTCTGGAAAATCATCAAGTTTAATTTTGTTAAACTTGTGTTGCAGGTGTACTAATCGATTGTGACGATTGTCATGAAACATGCTCTTTAGGCGTTCCCACGCTGCTTGGGCAGTAGAATTCTTCTTCAGAATGTTATTCATAAGATCTTTTGAAATCGTGCCATATATCCATTGTAACACAATGGCGTCCAGGCAATCCCAATCATCAGATTTAGTCGATGGGACAGAGGATGAATCAGGTGCAGGGGTTTTGGGAATGATGTGGTCGATAACGAGAAAAGTGTGGCAGTGAATCATGAAAAGCTCTGCCCAAGATTCATATTGAGCGTTGTTCATCTCAAGGATGATAGGGATGAAGTTGCGAATATTGTTGACAGTACTTGCTGGATGGATTTTGTAATTAGTCATGGTGATGGTGATAAAAAGATATACGTATGAGGAGGAAGAAGATCAGAAAAATAGAATTGTGAAGGACGAAATTTTTTGAGAGGATCGGTATTGATTTCCTGATACCATGAAAGAAATATATTCTGTGATTTTATTGCTTTCCAATGCCTCTATATATACAAGTCGTATGACCTCTATTCTAAACAAACATTCCATTATTTTTGGAAGAGATATGTATCATAGCTACAGAGATTTGACATTATCTTCTATATAAACTATATATGATAAATATACGGCTATTACATCATAAAAATCATTACTTAAATTATCACTTACGAAGTAATATATTCACTTCTCCAATAGAAAACATATCTTAATAATTATTTtgcatattaatattgttatcattcatTTAATTATTAAATCTtttcattattatttatttaaattaataattaatatttatgatattaaaaaaaaatattcatGGTACGAGTTTTAAATGACAAATTTTCAATGAACtcgtattttttctaaattttacgtagtatataatttgtatataattaaaaagatattaatggtaagaaataaaaaaaaaaattgtagatgTTAATTTACTAACACCTACCAAAatcatttttaaaatttgtcaacacccgggctcttaaactcaaaataatAATTGTTTAAAAAATTCAATTAATTTTGCACAATTATGTTACCCAcatgtgcaacgcacgagctctaaAATTTTATTTACTTTTGCTATTTACATACTTGACTGATATATTCTATTACGATTTTTGCACggctttttacacacccgtgcaacgcacggattttaaaacctagtgtgtgtgtgtgtattttaaaacctagtgtgtgtgtgtgtgtgtgtgtgtgtggataaTCAAGGGAGAATCACTTTTTTGAAGGAAggggaagtaaatttttatttttaattttacgtttttttttaattttatttttcaaacattaagttcacatgaaaatatgaacatttaaaaaagacactttgtaataaatgttattatttttgcgagaaaacgctcgaactaataaataataatatgcaTCAttagtaatgttttaattagagtttatttatcatttttttaagagggatgattctcacacacacttttttgatcctcacacaccaattgagtattattagaagagtaaaaggttaaaataggtgtgtgaggatcaaaaaagtgtgtgtgagaatcatccccctttttttaatcttatgtgaagttttttctaaaatttagctcgatttcgagtgtagggtttagagtttaggaacccaaaacattaaaccctaaaccctaaactctaaaccattcgtgttatAAATTCAAtataaactctaatttctaaacactaaaccctaatttatgaaccctaattctgtaccttattttctaatttcTGAACCCAGTAGCGTGGGGCCGTGTCATTGACGCCCGAAGCCCAGGGCACACCAATAAGACCAATTTTAACGCGGCGTCAGAGGGGTCCCGTCAGACCCGCTGGCATTGGGTGACGCCCCCTGACACCCCTAGTGGGGCGTTACCGCTGACGCTTGAGGGGCGTCAGTCAACTTTTTCACGGAAGGGTGAGGCAGCGTCAGGTACACGTGGCAGCTTCGGATTGGCTGAAAATTAAAGCCGTTGGCTAACGGCTATTTttgtgtttgtttgttttttttttaaattctatatatttttatctatataaaccCATACATTCTACACATTTAACACACCATTTCCCTTTATTTTTCTTTCATTTTATcaattaaatcatacaattttctctCATAACTATCAATTATTTTTCTTTCATGGCATCGTATTTACTTAGTTACGATTCCGATTAGGAAGACGAGCGTATTATTGCACTAATTCAACATttagaagatgatgatgacgaaGTCGAATCCGACCGTGTTCCAAGATCACAAATATATATTCCAAGAAATCGTGAAGAAGCTGGAGAAaatggttaaattttatgtaatggttaaattttatgtaatggttaatttttatatgttttttaattatatgtaatataatttgtatgcataataaaataaaaaataaa includes these proteins:
- the LOC139854233 gene encoding secreted RxLR effector protein 161-like, with product MADEYKALMDNNTWELVPHLSNMQVIRSMWIFRHKMKSNGSFERYKARLVGDGRSQHLGVDCNETFSPVVKPITIRMVLSISVSKDWQIHQLDVKNAFLHVDTTSKLGHKQGKPYVDSTKYHSLAGALQYLTFTRPDISYAVQQICLHMHDPKEIHMNALKRIIRYLQGTLHLGLHLNRSTSTKLVAYTDADWGSFSDTRRSTSGYCVYFGESLISWSSKRQTTLSRSSVEAEYRGVANVVVE